The Bradyrhizobium ottawaense genome window below encodes:
- a CDS encoding Zn-dependent hydrolase yields MPDTKPRADGQRVLADLNALRAIGTYKTGVHKPTFSEPHKESLDWLVQKLPGAGLTAAIDGIGNVFGTSAKSGPKLLAGSHLESQNYAGWLDGPLGVVYALEAARVLNADPTVKGAVEVVAWCDEEGHFGSFLGSRSYVGQVTEAEIDAARDRTSGRTMRDALAEIGLSGRERLGVEPGRHVGYLEAHIEQGDTLESGKLAIGVVTSIVGIWQYRINFTGEQNHAGTTRMAVRKDAGLALAKFCVAIDQRFPDTCGPRTVWTTGRITLDPGAPSIIPGGAEMLFQIRDDDPAVIARLEQLLRTMADEASANGPCTVTVEKIRTGAPAMMNPSFQDAIDAASKALAGGRSIRMPSGAGHDAQMLATVMPAAMLFVPSIGGISHHWTEDTADADIVTGAEVYVEACRRILAG; encoded by the coding sequence ATGCCTGACACCAAGCCGCGCGCCGATGGCCAGCGCGTCCTCGCCGACCTCAACGCACTCCGTGCCATCGGCACCTACAAGACCGGCGTGCACAAGCCGACCTTCTCCGAGCCGCATAAGGAGTCGCTGGATTGGCTGGTTCAGAAGCTGCCCGGCGCCGGTCTTACCGCTGCGATCGACGGCATCGGCAATGTGTTCGGCACCAGCGCCAAGTCCGGGCCGAAACTGCTGGCTGGCTCGCATCTGGAGAGCCAGAACTACGCCGGCTGGCTCGATGGCCCGCTCGGCGTCGTCTATGCGCTCGAGGCGGCGCGCGTGCTCAATGCCGATCCGACCGTCAAAGGCGCCGTCGAAGTCGTCGCCTGGTGCGACGAGGAAGGGCATTTCGGCAGCTTCCTCGGCTCGCGTTCCTATGTCGGCCAGGTGACTGAAGCCGAGATCGACGCCGCGCGCGACCGCACCAGCGGCCGCACCATGCGCGATGCCCTCGCCGAGATCGGGCTCTCCGGTCGCGAGCGCCTCGGCGTCGAGCCGGGCCGCCACGTCGGATATCTCGAGGCCCATATCGAACAGGGCGACACGCTCGAAAGCGGCAAGCTCGCGATCGGCGTCGTCACCTCCATCGTCGGCATCTGGCAATACCGTATCAATTTCACCGGTGAACAGAATCACGCCGGGACCACGCGCATGGCCGTGCGCAAGGATGCCGGGCTGGCGCTGGCCAAATTCTGCGTCGCGATCGACCAGCGTTTTCCTGACACCTGCGGTCCGCGCACGGTCTGGACCACCGGGCGCATCACGCTCGATCCCGGCGCGCCGAGCATCATTCCGGGTGGAGCGGAGATGCTGTTCCAGATTCGCGATGACGATCCGGCCGTCATTGCCCGGCTGGAGCAGTTGCTGCGAACAATGGCGGACGAGGCCAGCGCGAACGGTCCCTGCACCGTGACCGTCGAGAAGATTCGCACCGGTGCGCCTGCCATGATGAATCCCAGCTTTCAGGACGCAATCGACGCCGCGAGCAAGGCGCTGGCCGGTGGACGATCCATTCGCATGCCCAGCGGCGCCGGCCACGACGCGCAGATGCTGGCAACCGTCATGCCCGCCGCCATGCTGTTCGTGCCTTCGATCGGCGGCATCAGCCATCACTGGACTGAAGACACCGCCGACGCCGATATCGTCACCGGCGCGGAGGTGTACGTCGAAGCCTGCCGGCGGATTCTTGCGGGCTGA
- the hutC gene encoding histidine utilization repressor, translating to MSLATDAADKPTLYKRIRADIETRILTGEWPPGHRIPFEHELVARYGCSRMTVNKALSELAQADLIERRRRAGSFVRRPQHQSAVLKIADIRAEITALGRGYGYELIGRKLRAATAADRDRLGVKKAGKVVAITCRHSADKVPFAVEDRLIDLSSVPEAATADFAREPPGSWLLHHVPWTEAEHTISAIVADDRTADALAIAVGAPCLVIDRYTWRSARTITAVRLLYPGDSHRLVARFKGG from the coding sequence ATGAGCCTTGCGACCGATGCCGCCGACAAGCCGACGCTCTATAAGCGCATCCGCGCCGACATCGAGACGCGCATCCTGACCGGCGAATGGCCGCCGGGGCATCGCATTCCGTTCGAGCATGAACTGGTGGCCCGTTACGGCTGCTCGCGCATGACCGTCAACAAGGCGCTGTCGGAGCTCGCGCAGGCCGATTTGATCGAGCGGCGGCGGCGGGCCGGCTCTTTCGTGCGCCGGCCGCAGCATCAGTCGGCGGTGCTCAAGATCGCCGACATCCGCGCCGAGATCACCGCACTGGGGCGCGGCTACGGCTACGAGTTGATCGGTCGCAAGCTGCGGGCTGCGACTGCCGCCGACCGTGACCGTCTCGGCGTGAAAAAGGCCGGCAAGGTGGTCGCGATTACCTGCCGGCACAGCGCCGACAAAGTGCCTTTTGCGGTCGAGGACAGGCTGATTGATCTGTCCTCGGTGCCGGAGGCCGCAACCGCGGATTTCGCACGCGAACCGCCGGGGTCGTGGCTGCTTCACCATGTCCCGTGGACGGAGGCCGAGCACACCATCAGCGCCATCGTCGCCGACGATCGCACGGCGGATGCGCTCGCGATCGCCGTCGGCGCGCCCTGCCTCGTGATCGACCGCTACACTTGGCGCAGCGCTCGCACCATCACTGCCGTGCGCCTGCTCTATCCCGGTGACTCTCACCGCCTTGTCGCGCGATTCAAGGGAGGCTGA
- a CDS encoding ABC transporter substrate-binding protein, translating to MRSSTIFATIIALSASTPVLADDVKVGIGISGWTGFAPLTLAKEAGIFKKNGLDVTIKKIPQKDRHLAIASGDIQCAATTVETWISWNANGVATKQIFQLDKSFGADGMAVRNDVAAIKDLKGKTVAASAPGTSPYFALAWMLKKNGLTVKDVTVVNLEPAAAAQAFVSGQNDAAMTYEPYLSTVRAAPDKGKIIATTLDYPMVMDTFGCTPKFLTENPKAAKALADSYFEALDMIAKDQAKAYEIMGADVKQSGEQFGNSAKYLRWQDKAANQKFFAGDFLTFNKEAAELLLEIGIIKAAPKVEDLFDASFIK from the coding sequence ATGCGTAGTTCGACGATATTTGCGACAATCATTGCTCTTTCGGCCTCCACTCCCGTGCTCGCCGACGACGTCAAGGTCGGAATCGGCATCTCCGGGTGGACCGGCTTCGCGCCGCTGACGCTGGCGAAGGAGGCTGGCATCTTCAAGAAGAATGGTCTCGACGTCACCATCAAGAAGATTCCGCAGAAGGACCGCCACCTCGCGATCGCGTCCGGCGACATCCAGTGTGCGGCGACCACGGTCGAGACCTGGATCTCCTGGAACGCCAACGGCGTTGCGACCAAGCAGATCTTCCAGCTCGACAAGAGCTTTGGCGCCGACGGCATGGCCGTGCGCAACGACGTCGCCGCGATCAAGGACCTGAAGGGCAAGACCGTCGCCGCCTCGGCGCCCGGCACCTCGCCTTATTTCGCGCTGGCCTGGATGCTCAAGAAGAACGGCCTCACCGTGAAGGACGTCACCGTCGTCAACCTCGAGCCGGCCGCCGCCGCGCAGGCTTTCGTCTCCGGCCAGAACGATGCTGCGATGACCTATGAGCCTTACCTCTCGACCGTGCGCGCCGCGCCCGACAAGGGCAAGATCATCGCCACCACGCTGGACTATCCGATGGTCATGGACACCTTCGGCTGCACGCCGAAATTCCTGACCGAGAATCCCAAGGCCGCCAAGGCGCTCGCCGACAGCTATTTCGAGGCGCTCGACATGATCGCCAAGGACCAGGCCAAGGCCTACGAGATCATGGGCGCGGACGTGAAGCAGAGCGGCGAGCAATTCGGCAACTCGGCGAAATATCTGCGCTGGCAGGACAAGGCCGCGAACCAGAAGTTCTTCGCCGGCGACTTCCTGACCTTCAACAAGGAGGCTGCCGAGCTGCTGCTCGAGATCGGCATCATCAAGGCCGCACCAAAGGTCGAGGATCTCTTCGACGCCAGCTTCATCAAGTAA
- a CDS encoding ABC transporter ATP-binding protein → MTILKVEQVSRTFPARHGNAPTRALEPTDLVIGNNDFVTILGPSGCGKSTLLRIVAGLDRPTSGRVTLDGREVTGPGADRGMVFQSYTLFPWLTVRENIAFGLRERGVSQDERYRIADAFIRQVGLSGFENHWPKQLSGGMQQRTAIARALANDPKILLLDEPFGALDNQTRALMQEMLLGIWERDQKTVLFVTHDIEEAIFLGSRVIVMSARPGRIKVEITVDLPHPRSYKIKTTPEFVQLKERLVEEIRTEALKVTEHA, encoded by the coding sequence ATGACGATCCTCAAGGTCGAACAGGTCTCGCGCACCTTCCCCGCGCGCCACGGCAACGCGCCGACCAGGGCGCTGGAGCCGACCGATCTCGTCATCGGCAACAACGATTTCGTCACCATCCTCGGCCCTTCCGGCTGCGGCAAGTCCACGCTGCTGCGCATCGTCGCGGGCCTCGACCGTCCGACCAGCGGCCGCGTCACGCTCGACGGGCGCGAGGTCACCGGCCCCGGCGCGGATCGGGGCATGGTGTTCCAATCCTACACGCTGTTTCCCTGGCTCACCGTGCGCGAGAACATCGCCTTCGGCCTGCGCGAGCGCGGCGTGTCGCAGGACGAACGCTACAGGATCGCCGACGCCTTCATCCGCCAGGTCGGATTGTCCGGCTTCGAGAATCACTGGCCCAAGCAACTCTCCGGCGGCATGCAGCAGCGCACGGCGATTGCCCGCGCGCTTGCCAACGATCCCAAGATCCTGCTGCTCGACGAGCCCTTCGGCGCGCTGGACAACCAGACCCGCGCATTGATGCAGGAGATGCTGCTCGGGATCTGGGAGCGCGACCAGAAGACCGTGTTGTTCGTGACCCACGACATCGAGGAAGCCATCTTCCTCGGCAGCCGCGTCATCGTCATGAGCGCGCGCCCCGGCCGTATCAAGGTCGAGATCACAGTGGACCTGCCCCATCCGCGCTCCTACAAGATCAAGACCACGCCGGAATTCGTCCAGCTCAAGGAACGGCTGGTCGAGGAGATCCGCACCGAGGCGCTGAAGGTTACTGAGCATGCCTGA
- a CDS encoding formimidoylglutamate deiminase translates to MTRLHFASALLPSGWANDVQVVITAGAIAAVSAGVQPAAGDERHAIALPGLASLHSHAFQRGMAGLAELRGNSTDTFWTWRKTMYRFALAMTPDDVAAVATLLYVEMLEQGFTRVGEFHYLHHDRDGSHYADPAETAARIAQAAEASGIALTLLPSFYAHGSFGGAAPHDGQRRFICSVDQFAALMAASRKAISALPDANIGIAPHSLRAVTPHELAAIIPLADGGPVHIHAAEQVKEVEDCLAWSGRRPVQWLLEHAPLDRRWCLIHATHTTDEEVAAFAKTGAVAGLCPVTEASLGDGTFPAREFLGAGGAFGVGTDSNVLVGVADELRQLEYGQRLKHRERNVLSSGAGRSTGRTLFDHALAGGAQALAQPTVGLAAGARADIVTLDTAHPSLSGRAGDAAIDGWIFAASSGAIDCVWAGGHKVVEGGRHKLRQGARERFNATVRRLLA, encoded by the coding sequence ATGACCCGACTGCATTTCGCCTCCGCGCTCCTGCCCTCGGGCTGGGCCAATGACGTGCAGGTGGTGATCACCGCCGGCGCGATCGCGGCGGTGTCCGCGGGTGTGCAGCCGGCCGCCGGCGACGAGCGCCACGCCATCGCGCTTCCGGGACTTGCGAGCCTGCACAGCCACGCGTTCCAGCGCGGCATGGCGGGCCTTGCTGAGCTGCGCGGCAATTCCACCGACACGTTCTGGACCTGGCGCAAGACGATGTATCGCTTCGCCCTCGCAATGACGCCCGATGACGTCGCCGCCGTTGCGACTCTCCTCTATGTCGAGATGCTCGAACAGGGATTTACCCGCGTCGGCGAATTCCATTATCTGCACCACGATCGCGACGGCTCGCACTATGCCGATCCCGCCGAGACGGCCGCGCGCATCGCGCAGGCAGCCGAAGCCTCCGGCATTGCCCTGACGCTGCTGCCGAGTTTCTATGCGCACGGCTCCTTCGGCGGCGCAGCGCCTCATGACGGCCAACGCCGCTTCATCTGCTCGGTCGATCAGTTCGCGGCATTGATGGCTGCGTCGCGCAAGGCGATCAGCGCATTGCCCGACGCCAATATCGGCATCGCGCCGCACAGCCTGCGCGCGGTGACGCCACACGAGCTTGCGGCGATCATTCCGCTTGCCGACGGCGGGCCGGTGCATATCCACGCCGCCGAGCAGGTGAAGGAAGTCGAGGACTGCCTCGCCTGGTCGGGACGGCGCCCGGTGCAATGGCTGCTGGAGCACGCGCCCCTCGACCGGCGCTGGTGCCTTATCCACGCGACTCACACGACGGACGAGGAAGTCGCCGCGTTCGCGAAGACCGGGGCGGTGGCGGGCCTCTGCCCTGTCACCGAAGCGAGTCTCGGCGATGGCACCTTCCCGGCGCGCGAATTTCTCGGCGCCGGCGGTGCGTTCGGCGTGGGCACTGATTCCAACGTCCTGGTCGGGGTCGCCGACGAATTGCGCCAGCTCGAATATGGCCAGCGGCTGAAGCATCGCGAGCGCAACGTGCTCTCCAGCGGCGCGGGCCGTTCCACCGGTCGCACATTATTCGACCATGCTCTTGCGGGCGGCGCGCAAGCGCTGGCACAGCCGACAGTCGGCCTCGCCGCGGGCGCGCGGGCCGACATCGTCACGCTCGACACGGCGCATCCTTCGCTATCGGGGCGCGCCGGCGACGCAGCCATCGACGGCTGGATCTTTGCCGCGAGCAGTGGCGCGATCGATTGCGTCTGGGCCGGCGGCCACAAGGTCGTCGAAGGCGGCCGGCACAAATTGCGTCAGGGGGCGCGCGAACGCTTCAACGCGACGGTGCGGAGGCTCCTCGCATGA
- a CDS encoding ABC transporter permease, translating to MRPLDPVTSKQRMAYGLAFFVVFVALWSWATFGGYVSKTFLANPLTMVQEGYDLLAKQGFVFDIGMTIWRVVGGFALAAIIAVPLGVLMGAYKPVEAFLEPFVSFARYLPASAFIPLLILWAGIGELQKLLVIFIGSVFQVILMVAVTVGATRRDLVEAAYTLGARDRGIIRRVLLPSSAPEIAEILRLVLGWAWTYVIVAELIGSSSGIGHMITDSQALLNTGQIIFGIIVIGLIGLLSDFMFKAFNAWLFPWRLA from the coding sequence ATGCGTCCCCTGGACCCTGTTACATCGAAGCAGCGCATGGCCTACGGCCTTGCGTTCTTCGTGGTGTTCGTCGCCCTCTGGTCGTGGGCGACCTTCGGCGGCTATGTGTCGAAGACCTTTCTCGCCAACCCGCTGACCATGGTGCAGGAAGGCTATGACCTCTTGGCCAAGCAGGGGTTTGTGTTCGACATCGGCATGACGATCTGGCGCGTCGTCGGCGGCTTTGCGCTCGCAGCGATCATCGCAGTGCCGCTCGGCGTTCTCATGGGCGCCTACAAGCCGGTCGAAGCCTTCCTCGAACCGTTCGTCTCCTTCGCGCGCTATCTGCCCGCCTCCGCGTTTATTCCGCTTCTGATCCTGTGGGCCGGCATCGGCGAACTGCAGAAGCTCCTCGTCATCTTCATCGGCTCGGTATTCCAGGTCATCCTGATGGTCGCCGTGACCGTCGGCGCAACGCGGCGCGATCTGGTCGAGGCGGCCTATACGTTGGGAGCCCGCGACCGCGGCATCATCCGCCGCGTGCTGCTGCCCTCCTCCGCACCCGAGATCGCAGAGATCCTGCGGCTGGTGCTCGGCTGGGCCTGGACCTATGTCATCGTCGCCGAGCTGATCGGCTCGTCTTCGGGCATCGGTCACATGATCACCGACAGCCAGGCGCTGCTCAACACCGGACAGATCATCTTCGGCATCATCGTGATCGGGCTGATCGGCCTGCTCTCGGACTTCATGTTCAAGGCGTTCAACGCCTGGCTGTTTCCGTGGAGGCTCGCATGA
- the bamA gene encoding outer membrane protein assembly factor BamA translates to MPFLRTWLIAVAMSAVSIASSLPLALLPQPAAAQAAETIVVEGNRRVEAETVRSYFRPGPGGRLDQSAIDDGLKALITTGLFQDVKISQAGGRIVVSVVENAVIGRIAFEGNKKIKDEQLSAEIQSKPRGTFSRALVQSDTLRIAEIYRRSGRYDVRVTPEIIELPNNRVDLVFTVEEGAKTSVKSVEFVGNSAFSASRLRDVIKTRESNLLSFLGSNDIYDPDRVEADRDLIRRFYLKNGFADVQVVAALTEYDPDKKGFLVTFKIEEGAQYRIGSVDFRSGIPNFDAGSLRSYSRVSAGSLYNVELVEKSTEEMQIEASRRGYAFAVVRPGGDRNFEAHTVSVVFNVDEGPRSYIERINLRGNTRTRDYVIRREFDLSEGDAYNRALVDRAERRLKNLDYFKSVKIVTEPGSSSDRVVLIVDMEEKSTGDFSISGGYSTTDGALAEVSISERNLLGRGLYGKASVSYGQYSRGISLSFVEPYLLDYRMALGFDTYWKQQKSNSYTSYGVTTLGFSPRIGLALREDLSLQLRYSLYQQSITLASAYNNCNNNASNASLAYNPTPSYIQNVLGGVDPTNSTSSGVYGYGCYGDGESSLPVRKELANGATWTSALGYTLSYNTLDNTKNPTDGLLVDFRQDFAGVGGDVTYLKTALDAKYYTPLVSEIVSVIHLQGGLLGKLGDQDLRMLDHFQMGPSLVRGFASNGIGPRDITYWSLGASGDALGGTKYWGASAELQMPFWFLPKEVGLKGAVYADAGSLWGYQGPTSWSATGEVNTKACPTCGLQYDDGNTVRSSVGVGLIWASPFGPLRFDYAVPITKGKYDVVQEFRFGGGTSF, encoded by the coding sequence ATGCCGTTTTTGCGGACCTGGCTGATCGCCGTGGCGATGAGTGCTGTATCGATTGCGAGTTCGCTTCCGCTTGCACTGCTGCCGCAGCCGGCGGCCGCGCAGGCGGCGGAGACGATCGTCGTCGAAGGCAATCGCCGGGTGGAGGCCGAGACGGTCCGCTCCTACTTCAGGCCGGGCCCCGGCGGGCGTCTCGATCAATCCGCCATCGACGACGGGCTCAAGGCGCTCATCACGACGGGCCTGTTTCAGGATGTGAAGATCAGCCAGGCGGGCGGCCGCATCGTGGTGTCGGTGGTGGAGAATGCCGTGATCGGCCGCATCGCCTTCGAGGGCAACAAGAAGATCAAGGACGAGCAGCTCTCGGCGGAAATCCAGTCCAAGCCGCGCGGGACGTTCTCGCGCGCGCTGGTGCAATCCGACACCCTGCGCATTGCCGAAATCTACCGGCGCTCCGGCCGCTACGACGTCCGCGTTACCCCTGAAATCATCGAGCTGCCGAACAACCGTGTCGATCTCGTCTTCACGGTCGAGGAGGGCGCCAAGACCTCGGTGAAGTCGGTCGAGTTCGTCGGCAACAGCGCCTTCTCGGCCTCCCGCCTGCGCGACGTCATCAAGACGCGCGAGAGCAATTTGCTCAGCTTCCTCGGCAGCAACGACATCTACGACCCCGATCGCGTCGAGGCCGACCGCGACCTGATTCGCCGCTTCTACCTCAAGAACGGATTCGCCGACGTCCAGGTCGTGGCCGCGCTCACCGAATACGATCCGGATAAGAAGGGCTTTCTGGTCACCTTCAAGATCGAGGAAGGTGCCCAATATCGCATCGGCTCCGTCGATTTCCGCTCCGGCATTCCCAATTTCGACGCGGGCTCGCTCCGCAGCTATTCGCGCGTCAGTGCCGGCTCGCTCTACAACGTCGAATTGGTCGAGAAGTCGACCGAAGAGATGCAGATCGAGGCCTCGCGCCGCGGCTATGCCTTTGCCGTGGTCCGGCCCGGCGGCGACCGCAATTTCGAGGCGCACACCGTCTCCGTCGTGTTCAACGTCGACGAAGGCCCGCGGAGCTATATCGAGCGCATCAACCTGCGCGGCAACACCCGCACGCGCGATTACGTGATCCGCCGCGAATTCGATCTCTCCGAGGGCGATGCCTACAACCGCGCGCTGGTCGACCGCGCCGAGCGGCGGCTGAAGAACCTCGACTACTTCAAGAGCGTCAAGATCGTCACCGAGCCCGGCTCCTCCAGCGACCGCGTGGTCCTGATCGTCGACATGGAGGAGAAATCGACCGGCGACTTCTCGATCTCGGGCGGCTACTCCACCACCGACGGAGCACTCGCCGAAGTCTCGATCTCCGAGCGCAACCTGCTCGGCCGCGGTCTCTACGGCAAGGCCTCGGTCAGCTATGGCCAGTATTCACGCGGCATATCGCTGTCCTTCGTCGAGCCCTATCTGCTCGACTACCGGATGGCGCTGGGGTTCGACACATATTGGAAGCAGCAGAAGTCGAACAGCTATACGAGCTACGGCGTGACCACGCTCGGCTTCTCTCCGCGCATTGGCCTTGCATTGCGCGAGGACCTTTCGCTCCAGCTCCGCTATTCGCTCTATCAGCAGAGCATCACGCTCGCCAGCGCCTACAACAATTGCAACAACAACGCGTCCAACGCCTCGCTGGCCTACAACCCGACGCCGTCCTACATCCAGAACGTCCTGGGCGGCGTCGACCCGACCAACTCCACGAGCTCGGGGGTCTATGGCTACGGCTGCTACGGCGACGGCGAGTCGAGCCTGCCGGTCCGGAAAGAACTGGCGAACGGCGCGACCTGGACCTCCGCGCTCGGCTACACGTTGAGCTACAACACACTCGACAACACCAAGAACCCGACGGACGGATTGCTGGTCGACTTCCGGCAGGATTTCGCCGGGGTCGGCGGCGACGTCACCTATTTGAAGACCGCGCTGGACGCCAAATACTACACGCCGCTCGTCTCCGAGATCGTCAGCGTGATCCATCTCCAGGGCGGCCTCCTCGGCAAGCTCGGCGATCAGGACCTGCGCATGCTGGATCACTTCCAGATGGGCCCGAGCCTGGTGCGCGGCTTCGCTTCGAACGGTATCGGTCCACGCGACATCACCTATTGGAGCCTCGGCGCCAGTGGCGATGCGCTCGGTGGCACGAAATATTGGGGCGCGTCCGCGGAATTGCAGATGCCGTTCTGGTTCCTGCCGAAGGAGGTCGGCCTGAAGGGCGCGGTCTATGCCGACGCCGGATCGCTCTGGGGCTATCAGGGGCCGACCTCGTGGTCGGCCACGGGCGAAGTCAACACCAAGGCGTGCCCGACCTGCGGATTGCAATATGACGACGGCAACACGGTGCGGTCGTCGGTCGGCGTCGGCCTGATCTGGGCCTCCCCGTTCGGGCCGCTGCGCTTCGACTACGCCGTGCCGATCACGAAGGGCAAATATGACGTCGTCCAGGAGTTCAGGTTCGGAGGAGGGACGTCGTTCTAG
- a CDS encoding efflux transporter outer membrane subunit, with product MLGSALAGCAVGPDYAGPPKLALPSHWSTNTAPHRDAGKLDRWWLRLRDPLLSRLIEEAIEANPDVAKAKAAVREARATLQQTTAGLFPSVSGTASVTSNKSSAGSSSVLVDSAPYSLHQASFDSSWELDLFGGTQRSIEAAAHGAQSAEEDLRDSLVTLLGDVAAYYVEARGYQARIALAQRTAVSQRDTEKLTRSKYEAGSGNAVDLAKATAQAASTEANVPTYQAALAADVHRLGILLGRPPGGVASSMAQSAPVPAPRMPLPMGLPADLLMSRPDIASAERKLAQATAKIGAAEADRYPAVSLTGSVGTSALRAGDLAKYSSVSWSVGPSITVPVFDAGKRLATVRIAEAQRDQAFATFHSTLLTALEDVENALVSLSRERVRATKLTEAARNYREAARLSRSLFETGSASFIDVLDAERSLYSAEDSLIQSKVSAAKDYIALAKALGGGWSDPVDVSTPVIVDTNTGPHFREAQK from the coding sequence ATGCTGGGCAGCGCCCTGGCCGGCTGCGCGGTCGGCCCGGATTATGCCGGCCCGCCCAAGCTCGCCTTGCCCTCGCACTGGAGCACCAACACCGCCCCGCATCGGGACGCCGGCAAGCTCGACCGCTGGTGGCTGCGCTTGCGCGATCCCCTGCTCAGCCGGCTGATCGAGGAGGCCATCGAAGCCAACCCTGATGTCGCGAAGGCGAAAGCGGCCGTGCGCGAGGCGCGCGCCACGCTGCAACAGACGACGGCAGGCCTGTTTCCGTCCGTGAGCGGCACGGCCTCGGTGACCAGCAACAAGTCCAGTGCCGGCTCCTCGTCCGTCCTCGTCGACAGTGCGCCCTACTCACTTCACCAGGCAAGCTTCGATTCGAGCTGGGAGCTCGACCTGTTCGGCGGCACGCAGCGGAGCATCGAGGCCGCGGCGCATGGTGCGCAATCCGCCGAGGAGGATCTACGCGACAGCCTCGTCACGCTGCTCGGCGACGTCGCCGCCTATTACGTCGAGGCGCGCGGCTATCAGGCCCGGATCGCGCTGGCGCAGCGGACCGCGGTCTCGCAGCGCGACACCGAAAAGCTCACCCGCAGCAAATACGAGGCCGGCAGCGGCAACGCCGTCGATCTCGCCAAGGCCACCGCGCAGGCCGCAAGCACAGAAGCCAACGTTCCGACCTATCAGGCGGCGCTTGCGGCCGACGTTCACCGGCTCGGAATCCTGCTCGGGCGGCCGCCCGGCGGCGTCGCCTCGTCGATGGCGCAGTCCGCGCCCGTGCCGGCGCCGCGTATGCCGCTTCCCATGGGACTGCCCGCCGATCTCCTCATGAGCCGTCCCGATATTGCCAGTGCCGAGCGCAAGCTGGCGCAGGCGACCGCCAAGATCGGCGCCGCGGAGGCCGACCGCTATCCGGCGGTGTCGTTGACCGGCTCGGTCGGCACCTCTGCGCTGCGGGCCGGCGATCTCGCCAAATATTCGAGCGTCAGCTGGTCGGTCGGCCCCTCGATCACCGTACCGGTGTTCGACGCGGGCAAGCGCCTGGCCACGGTCAGGATTGCGGAGGCGCAACGCGACCAGGCGTTCGCCACGTTCCATTCGACCCTGCTCACCGCGCTCGAGGACGTCGAGAATGCCCTGGTCTCGTTGTCGCGCGAACGCGTGCGCGCCACCAAGCTGACGGAGGCGGCCAGGAACTACCGCGAAGCCGCACGGCTGTCGCGATCGCTGTTCGAGACCGGCAGCGCCAGCTTCATCGACGTGCTGGACGCCGAACGTTCGCTCTATTCGGCCGAGGATTCGCTGATCCAGAGCAAGGTGTCGGCTGCCAAGGATTACATCGCGCTGGCAAAGGCGCTCGGCGGCGGCTGGTCCGATCCGGTCGACGTATCGACGCCTGTTATCGTGGACACCAACACGGGACCTCACTTCCGGGAGGCGCAGAAGTGA